GGATGGCCCGGGCTTCCGGATTTGCCGGCAACAGGAGCAGTAAGTTCGGCTGGGGAGTGATCAATGCAGCTGCTGCTGTGGGGTTCTGATCATCTTTTCAGTATCCTGTTCTGCAGCACTTTTTCCATCAGCTCCTCCTTCTGATAACGGGAAACGGGCACCTGATAACCTGCCAGGGTCAGTATAGTGCCTTCTATCGCATCTATTTTATCAACTGCCACGATATAGGATTTGTGGGGCTGTATGAACTTGTCGGCCGGTAACCTTTCCTGAAGCATTTTGAGTGTAAGATGTGTCATCATCTTTCTCCCGCGGGTATAGATAGTAATGTAATTTTCCATGCCTTCGGCAAACAGGATATCCGCTACAACGACCTTTTCGAGTTTACTATCGACTTTAATAAAGAAGTACTCCTGCTGAGGTTTTGCCTGTTCCTGCAGACTGAAATAATCAAATGCTTTATTAGCCGCACGGAGGAACCGCTCAAAAGAAACGGGCTTTAGCAGATAGTCCAGCACTTCAAGTTCGTAGCCCTGCATCGCATACTTTTCATATGCGGTGGTGAAGATAACCCTGGGCGGATCTGCCAATGTTTTCAGTAACTCAATGCCGGAAAGATAGGGCATCTCGATATCAAGGAATAGCAGGTCCACCTGTTCCTTTTTGAGGAAGGCATTTAACTCAACGGCGCTTTCGCACACCGTCACCAGCTCCAGGAAATCTATCTGACTGATATATCCCTGTAATCCTTTTCTTGCATAGGGTTCATCATCCGTGATGACGCATCTTATCTTCATCTTCTTCTGTTGTTACTGTTTGTAAAGCAACCAGTTCTGGCTGTATAGACAAGGCCGCCCTAAAAGTACGTGCTGTTCTGCTGACATCAAAACTATGTTTACCCGGATATAGCAGCTGCAAACGACGACGCAGGTTCTCCAGTCCGATACCTCCTACCCCGGCTGTCATAGTGATCTCAGGTACAGCATTCTCAACGACGAAATGGACGGTATTGTTTTCCAGTGATGCAGCAATATTGATCCAATACTCACCTCCTACGTATTTAAAAGCGTTTTCTACCAACGGGAACAACAGCAGTGGATAGACCTCCTGCTCGTACAGTGCGGTATCAAACCTCACATTTAATACCAGCTTATCGGACGCCCTTACTTTCTGCAGGTTGATAAAGCTGTGCAGATACTGGATCTCATGGCGGATGGAGACTGTCTGCTGCTGGTCATACAACTGGTATCGCAACAACTCTGAGAACTGCTCCACGCTTTTC
The DNA window shown above is from Chitinophaga agri and carries:
- a CDS encoding LytR/AlgR family response regulator transcription factor, with the translated sequence MKIRCVITDDEPYARKGLQGYISQIDFLELVTVCESAVELNAFLKKEQVDLLFLDIEMPYLSGIELLKTLADPPRVIFTTAYEKYAMQGYELEVLDYLLKPVSFERFLRAANKAFDYFSLQEQAKPQQEYFFIKVDSKLEKVVVADILFAEGMENYITIYTRGRKMMTHLTLKMLQERLPADKFIQPHKSYIVAVDKIDAIEGTILTLAGYQVPVSRYQKEELMEKVLQNRILKR